A window of Rufibacter sp. LB8 contains these coding sequences:
- a CDS encoding DUF1611 domain-containing protein, whose translation MDGNAIILTDGLLHHYPAKTAHGLIRGTERYNIIGVIDHVSAGKDAGEVVDGTHRNIPVYPDLASFLKQSPETAQYCLVGIAPKGGKLPATMKTTVAEAMGNGINIVSGLHEYISDMPDLADLAKQHNVQIIDVRKPKPKSELHFWTGKIKDLPAPRVAVLGTDVRMGKRTTTRLLTQAAEAAGLKAQMIFTGQTGWMQGRGKGFILDSTYNDFVSGELEHALLASYEEHQPDVFFVEGQAALRNPSGPCGSEYLVSGQMKYVVLQHAPARIFFDDNETMGIKIPPISTEIQLIELYGAQVIAVTLNTAGLSLEEARAYQQQYEAELNLPVILPLEDGVDRIIDLVKEVVVKEEAAV comes from the coding sequence ATGGACGGAAATGCCATCATTCTCACCGACGGGCTCTTACATCATTATCCCGCCAAAACTGCCCATGGCCTTATCAGGGGCACAGAGCGCTACAACATCATTGGCGTTATTGACCACGTCTCGGCGGGCAAAGACGCCGGCGAGGTGGTAGACGGTACCCATCGCAACATTCCGGTGTACCCAGATTTGGCTTCGTTTCTGAAACAGAGCCCGGAAACGGCGCAATACTGCCTGGTGGGCATCGCCCCGAAGGGCGGCAAGCTGCCCGCCACCATGAAAACCACCGTGGCCGAAGCCATGGGAAACGGCATCAACATTGTGAGCGGTCTACACGAGTACATCTCTGACATGCCAGATTTGGCGGACCTCGCCAAGCAACACAACGTGCAAATAATTGACGTGCGCAAGCCCAAACCCAAGAGCGAACTCCATTTCTGGACCGGTAAAATCAAAGACCTGCCCGCCCCGCGCGTGGCCGTGCTAGGAACCGATGTACGCATGGGCAAACGCACCACCACGCGCCTTTTGACCCAAGCCGCCGAGGCCGCTGGTCTCAAAGCCCAAATGATTTTCACCGGCCAAACCGGCTGGATGCAGGGCAGGGGCAAAGGCTTCATCCTGGATTCTACCTACAATGATTTCGTGTCCGGCGAACTGGAGCACGCGCTGTTGGCCAGCTATGAAGAGCACCAACCCGACGTATTTTTTGTGGAAGGTCAGGCGGCTTTGCGCAATCCCAGCGGCCCGTGTGGCTCTGAATATCTGGTGTCTGGCCAAATGAAATACGTGGTGTTGCAGCATGCGCCTGCCCGTATTTTCTTCGATGACAATGAAACGATGGGCATCAAGATTCCACCCATCTCCACGGAGATTCAGTTGATAGAACTCTATGGCGCCCAAGTGATTGCCGTGACGTTGAATACCGCCGGACTTTCTCTGGAGGAAGCCCGCGCCTACCAACAGCAATATGAAGCCGAGTTGAATCTGCCGGTAATTCTTCCGCTGGAAGACGGCGTGGACCGCATCATTGACCTGGTGAAAGAAGTGGTAGTGAAGGAAGAAGCCGCCGTATGA
- a CDS encoding M14 metallopeptidase family protein gives MTLPAAQCQTVAPAQVAKLAFDEHVNHKEPTLQHRRFKHKDVVPLLRNLAKEPRFEVKVAGKSVENRDIYLVKIGTGQTKVLLWSQMHGDEATATMALFDLFKLLQNPGKLEGTVQEILQNLTLYFVPMLNPDGAEVFTRRNALGLDLNRDALRLQSPEARLLKNLQQSLKPEFGFNLHDQSRYYTVGATAKPATISFLAPAFDFAQTVNPVRDRAMRTIVGMNEGLQQLIPGHVAKYSDEHEPRAFGDNIQKWGTSVILIESGGYQNDPEKQVIRQLNFATILSALHLIGNKGYEKYKLEDYFKIPQNERNLFDLVIRNVRYQDKNRDTLMDIGINRDELSAQLPDGFYRRSSVEEIGDMRVFYGYEELDGQGLTMHPGNVFPTPLKDVSELTWERAQTLLAEGYTTVKITNRLANLNPTLLPLNLLAANQTANHSLALEKQANFILKDASGAVKYAIVNGFVYKLGEPKPAVFHGAVL, from the coding sequence ATGACACTTCCGGCGGCACAGTGCCAGACCGTGGCGCCTGCGCAGGTGGCCAAGCTGGCGTTTGACGAACATGTGAACCACAAAGAACCCACCCTGCAGCACCGTAGGTTCAAGCACAAAGACGTGGTGCCCTTGCTCCGGAACCTGGCCAAGGAACCGCGGTTTGAGGTGAAGGTGGCCGGGAAGTCGGTGGAGAACCGGGATATTTACTTGGTGAAAATAGGCACCGGCCAGACCAAGGTGTTGCTGTGGTCGCAGATGCACGGCGATGAAGCCACGGCCACCATGGCGCTGTTTGACTTGTTCAAGCTGCTGCAGAACCCCGGCAAGTTGGAAGGCACGGTGCAAGAAATTCTTCAGAACCTGACCTTGTACTTTGTGCCCATGCTCAACCCAGACGGAGCCGAGGTTTTCACGCGCCGCAATGCGCTGGGCCTTGACCTGAACCGCGATGCGCTCCGGCTGCAGAGCCCCGAGGCGCGCCTGCTCAAAAACCTGCAGCAAAGCCTGAAGCCCGAATTCGGGTTTAACCTGCATGACCAGAGCCGCTATTACACCGTGGGCGCCACCGCCAAACCAGCTACTATTTCGTTTCTGGCCCCGGCCTTTGACTTCGCCCAGACGGTGAACCCCGTGCGGGACCGCGCCATGCGCACCATTGTGGGCATGAATGAAGGCTTGCAGCAATTGATTCCGGGCCACGTGGCAAAATATTCAGATGAACATGAACCGCGCGCCTTCGGTGATAATATTCAGAAATGGGGAACCAGCGTCATCTTGATTGAATCGGGCGGCTACCAAAACGACCCTGAGAAACAGGTGATTCGGCAACTCAACTTCGCCACCATTTTGAGCGCTCTGCATCTGATTGGGAACAAAGGCTACGAGAAGTATAAACTGGAAGACTATTTCAAAATTCCTCAGAACGAACGCAACCTCTTTGACCTGGTAATCCGGAACGTGCGCTACCAGGACAAAAACCGCGACACACTTATGGACATTGGTATTAATCGAGACGAATTAAGCGCGCAACTACCCGATGGCTTTTACCGCCGCAGCTCCGTGGAAGAGATTGGTGACATGCGCGTGTTTTATGGCTACGAGGAACTGGACGGTCAAGGACTCACCATGCATCCCGGCAACGTATTTCCCACCCCGCTGAAGGACGTGAGTGAACTGACCTGGGAACGTGCCCAAACTTTATTGGCCGAAGGCTACACCACCGTTAAAATCACCAACCGTCTGGCCAACCTGAACCCCACGCTTTTACCGCTCAACCTGCTGGCCGCCAACCAAACCGCCAACCACAGCCTGGCCCTGGAGAAACAAGCCAACTTTATCTTGAAAGACGCTTCTGGCGCTGTGAAATACGCTATTGTGAATGGCTTTGTCTATAAACTGGGCGAACCCAAACCGGCAGTATTTCATGGAGCTGTTTTATAA
- the tsaD gene encoding tRNA (adenosine(37)-N6)-threonylcarbamoyltransferase complex transferase subunit TsaD: MNPTILAIESSCDETSASVIQNGRVLSNIVATQAIHEQYGGVVPELASRAHQQNIIPVVSQALQKANIAKSQLDAVAFTRGPGLLGALLVGCSFAKSFALGLNLPLIEVNHMQAHILAHFIDEPAPSFPFLCLTVSGGHTQIVLVKSHLDMEVLGQTTDDAVGEAFDKSAKLLGLPYPGGPMLDKLAATGDPTKFTFPIVNLPGYDFSFSGIKTSILNFVKKNSAAQPDFIKENLADICASIQSALIQTLMKKLHLAAKETGIKEIAIAGGVSANSGLRATLQEASKKYGWNVYLPAFEYCTDNAAMIAMSAHFQYLAGDFTTQYASPDPRLKV; the protein is encoded by the coding sequence ATGAACCCTACTATCTTAGCGATTGAATCATCCTGTGACGAAACATCTGCGTCTGTCATTCAAAACGGACGGGTGTTGTCTAACATTGTGGCTACCCAGGCTATTCATGAGCAATACGGTGGCGTGGTGCCGGAGTTGGCCTCCAGGGCGCACCAGCAAAACATCATTCCCGTGGTTTCCCAGGCGCTGCAAAAAGCAAATATAGCAAAAAGCCAATTAGATGCGGTGGCTTTTACCCGCGGTCCCGGACTTTTAGGCGCGCTGTTGGTAGGCTGTTCGTTTGCCAAGTCCTTCGCGCTGGGCCTGAACCTGCCATTAATTGAGGTGAACCACATGCAGGCGCATATTCTGGCCCATTTTATTGATGAACCCGCGCCCAGTTTTCCGTTCCTATGTTTGACCGTGAGCGGCGGCCACACCCAGATTGTGCTGGTGAAAAGCCACTTAGACATGGAAGTTTTGGGCCAAACCACTGATGATGCCGTGGGCGAAGCATTTGATAAATCTGCCAAACTCCTGGGCTTGCCGTACCCCGGCGGCCCAATGCTAGACAAACTGGCCGCTACCGGTGACCCAACTAAATTCACGTTCCCCATTGTGAACCTGCCCGGCTATGATTTTTCGTTCAGCGGAATTAAGACTAGTATTTTAAACTTCGTGAAGAAGAACAGTGCCGCGCAGCCAGATTTTATAAAAGAGAACCTAGCCGACATCTGCGCCAGCATTCAAAGTGCCTTGATTCAAACCTTGATGAAGAAACTGCACCTGGCAGCCAAGGAAACCGGCATCAAAGAAATTGCCATTGCCGGCGGGGTTTCGGCCAACTCTGGTTTGCGCGCCACTTTGCAGGAAGCGTCTAAAAAGTACGGCTGGAACGTGTACCTCCCCGCCTTTGAATACTGCACCGACAATGCCGCCATGATTGCCATGTCTGCGCATTTTCAATACCTGGCCGGAGATTTCACCACCCAATACGCCAGCCCAGACCCCAGATTAAAAGTCTGA
- a CDS encoding translocation/assembly module TamB domain-containing protein has product METHDQETQKVQKNYPKGIAKGLLKIILGLVILVVLLVGGLAIALRFPKVQTRIAQKAASILSETINHKVTIARVDIKFFSTVVLDSVRVLDRQNKTLFFIGQTEADIGFFRLFTFDKWRIPVTENKVLAIPYLRLDANRLDINTLTLTNPEANLIQYKGSDSLNMSTFIRSLGNLITQDTAQDQQPFKFMIDALEIKNGHFTYHDYNLPFTDYGLDYDHLDLERINGRFSAIDIKGDTIHTQITGLTAQDKKSKTFLKRLDTKMVYAPTFWEWGDLNLRVNNSHLAKFVRFDYNRFGNFVDFNDSVHVTADFDSTYVTSDDISMFNDALKGWDEKVLLSGKAKGWVNNFRAQDVDIKYGQFTHIKGDVSARGLPDFKNTFADLELEASTINARDLKKFIPAHAYPISSRAGTIKLEGAFIGFYNDFVANGKFDTPLGKLVSDINLKFDKKNANHSSYKGYLQTAGFDVGGLLGDRSVVKSVSMDGRVQGSGFTLKTAKLHVDARINSLHLYDYRFRNMVVDADLSRETFSGDFKINDPNLAMNASGTINLQNNQQIFDLNANIRKADLLKLGLTEQPLVIQTQADVDFTGIELDKIAGLAKFKNSKIQYEGREVAIDSLTIESHFHDGIRELHVGSEILALRAGGNFKYSTFFKDLQTLYEEYRLNLQNNPLAIENYYRRKPLMPPTAYEIELDVHLRQINPLLRTFAPSVSISDFTRLEGSFRNGPTTILELVGLVDTVKVDDNLFYQNRVELTSSKLWNSPDVLANAVVTSERQVLGSAGATENLYVEAVWSERLINFSSNIAQTGTTNRANISGSVAFEEDNIRVVFNRSNINVLEKVWTISPNNTIVFANGAIRFDNVTFSNGPQSINLFGVVSRNPNDQLTIKLTNFTLDNLNPLLTTKINGNLNGEVQLKDLYTEIHFSSKLAVDSLLVDNIYIGNVAGNTIWESALNRMNVDLGISRNEQKVLTLTGAFNPKGGDQELDLLAVMDDAQIKLVEPLLKTIMSDMGGTMDGRVRISGRLSGPVLKGSVLVTDGSFVFNYLKTKYFFSDRVYFTENDISFRDIRVRDIYNNTAILNGGIFHNGFDDIVLDLKARFNRFMVLNTTRNDNPLYYGTAFASGDMTALGAVSNLEVKINARSETGSSIFIPLDNTTSLERQNFITFNSENPAVIDTVKTVAQVVQKSVDLSGINLDFNLEVDENAYIELIFDERTGDIIRGRGRGNIRMVIDTRGEFSMYGTYEIVQGRYNFTMLGIVNKEFNVRPGGTVTWNGDPLDGNLRVTATYTQRVSLEPILGSSAQTDAERRNAAQIRYPVTAVMDLDGPLTTPQIRLNLEFNDTPNLLEDRLSSYLNRIRNDEQELNRQVFSLLAFKRLTDEAEFQVGLVGDLGSSVGELFSNQLSYWLSQIDNNLEVDIGVSGYGDQAFNDVQLRLSYTFLEGRLRITREGSVNNTQYGPNGRTNTIGDLSAEYYISKNGQLRLRITHQTTPRDFANNITTSRQTVSVLHQANFDNFKELFSRRRLSRKARQVQETQTPVVSDDERTPVLPVKKE; this is encoded by the coding sequence TTGGAGACGCACGACCAAGAGACGCAAAAGGTACAGAAAAACTACCCCAAAGGTATAGCAAAAGGGCTGTTAAAAATAATCCTGGGCTTGGTTATCTTGGTGGTGCTGTTGGTGGGAGGCTTGGCCATTGCGCTCCGCTTCCCGAAGGTGCAGACGCGCATAGCCCAGAAAGCTGCCTCCATCTTATCTGAAACCATCAACCACAAAGTAACCATCGCCCGCGTTGACATAAAGTTCTTCAGTACCGTGGTGCTGGATAGCGTGCGCGTGCTGGACCGCCAGAACAAAACCCTCTTTTTCATTGGCCAAACTGAAGCCGATATTGGTTTCTTCCGGCTCTTCACCTTTGATAAATGGCGAATTCCGGTCACGGAAAACAAAGTATTGGCTATCCCTTACCTTCGGCTTGATGCTAACCGCCTGGACATAAACACGCTCACGCTCACCAACCCAGAGGCTAATCTGATTCAATACAAAGGCTCAGACTCTTTGAACATGAGCACGTTCATCCGGTCATTGGGCAACCTGATCACGCAAGACACCGCGCAAGACCAGCAGCCTTTCAAATTCATGATTGATGCGCTGGAAATTAAGAACGGGCACTTCACCTACCATGACTATAACCTGCCGTTTACTGACTACGGCCTTGACTATGACCACCTGGATTTAGAGCGCATCAACGGCCGTTTCTCAGCTATTGACATTAAAGGTGACACCATTCACACCCAAATCACCGGCCTTACGGCGCAAGACAAAAAATCAAAGACGTTTCTGAAGCGTCTGGACACCAAGATGGTCTACGCCCCCACCTTTTGGGAATGGGGCGATTTGAACCTGCGCGTGAACAACAGTCATCTGGCCAAGTTTGTCCGGTTTGACTACAACCGCTTCGGGAATTTTGTGGACTTCAACGACAGCGTGCACGTGACCGCTGATTTTGACAGCACCTACGTGACCTCAGATGACATCTCCATGTTCAATGACGCGCTCAAAGGGTGGGACGAAAAAGTACTGTTATCGGGGAAAGCCAAAGGTTGGGTCAATAATTTCCGGGCGCAGGACGTGGACATAAAATATGGGCAGTTCACTCATATTAAAGGCGATGTGAGTGCCCGCGGTTTGCCAGATTTCAAGAACACGTTCGCAGATTTGGAACTGGAAGCCAGCACCATCAATGCCCGTGATTTAAAGAAGTTTATTCCGGCCCACGCGTACCCTATCTCCTCTAGGGCGGGCACCATTAAACTAGAAGGCGCCTTCATAGGCTTCTACAATGACTTTGTGGCCAACGGCAAGTTTGACACGCCCCTGGGCAAACTGGTGTCAGACATCAACCTGAAATTCGACAAGAAAAACGCCAATCACTCTTCTTACAAAGGCTATCTGCAGACGGCCGGGTTTGACGTGGGCGGATTATTAGGTGACAGAAGCGTGGTCAAATCAGTGTCCATGGACGGGCGCGTGCAAGGCAGCGGCTTCACCTTGAAAACCGCCAAACTGCACGTTGATGCGCGCATCAATTCATTGCACTTATATGACTATCGCTTCCGGAACATGGTAGTTGACGCCGACCTGAGCCGCGAGACGTTCAGTGGTGATTTCAAGATCAATGATCCCAACCTGGCCATGAACGCCTCCGGTACCATTAACCTGCAGAACAACCAGCAGATTTTTGACCTCAACGCCAACATCAGAAAAGCAGACCTTTTAAAGTTGGGACTCACTGAACAGCCTCTGGTCATCCAAACCCAGGCAGATGTGGATTTCACAGGCATTGAGCTTGACAAAATTGCCGGGCTGGCCAAATTCAAGAATTCTAAAATACAGTATGAAGGCCGTGAGGTAGCCATTGACTCCCTCACCATTGAATCACATTTCCATGATGGCATACGCGAACTGCACGTGGGTTCTGAGATACTGGCCTTGCGGGCGGGCGGAAACTTCAAGTATTCCACGTTTTTCAAAGACCTGCAGACGCTGTACGAGGAATACCGCCTGAACCTCCAGAACAACCCGCTGGCCATTGAGAACTACTACCGCCGCAAACCGCTCATGCCGCCTACGGCATACGAAATTGAGTTAGATGTGCATCTCAGGCAGATTAATCCGTTGTTGAGAACCTTCGCCCCTTCTGTTTCCATCTCAGATTTCACGCGCCTGGAAGGTTCTTTCCGGAATGGCCCTACCACCATTCTGGAACTGGTGGGCTTGGTAGATACGGTAAAGGTGGATGATAACCTGTTTTACCAGAACCGCGTGGAACTAACCTCTTCTAAGCTTTGGAACAGCCCAGACGTGCTGGCCAATGCCGTGGTTACCTCTGAGCGGCAAGTGTTGGGCAGCGCCGGTGCCACCGAGAATCTGTATGTGGAAGCCGTGTGGAGCGAGCGTTTGATTAATTTTTCCAGCAACATTGCGCAAACCGGCACCACCAACAGAGCCAACATCAGCGGAAGCGTGGCTTTTGAGGAAGACAACATACGCGTGGTGTTCAACCGGTCCAACATCAATGTGCTGGAGAAAGTCTGGACCATTTCGCCCAATAACACCATTGTGTTCGCCAACGGGGCCATACGCTTTGACAATGTCACTTTCTCTAACGGGCCGCAGAGCATCAATCTGTTCGGGGTGGTGTCGCGCAATCCCAATGACCAGCTCACCATCAAACTCACCAATTTCACCCTTGATAACCTCAACCCGCTGCTGACCACTAAAATCAACGGCAACCTGAACGGCGAGGTCCAGCTGAAAGACCTGTACACCGAGATTCACTTCTCCTCCAAACTGGCCGTGGACTCGCTGTTGGTGGACAACATTTACATTGGCAACGTGGCGGGCAACACCATCTGGGAAAGCGCCCTTAACCGCATGAACGTGGACTTGGGCATTTCCCGCAATGAACAAAAAGTGTTGACCCTCACTGGCGCCTTCAACCCCAAAGGCGGCGACCAGGAACTGGATTTACTGGCCGTGATGGATGATGCCCAAATCAAACTGGTGGAACCGCTGCTCAAAACCATTATGTCAGACATGGGCGGTACCATGGACGGGCGGGTGCGCATTTCCGGCAGGCTCTCCGGCCCTGTCTTAAAAGGCTCCGTGCTGGTCACCGACGGTTCTTTTGTCTTCAATTACCTCAAAACCAAATACTTCTTCTCTGACCGGGTATATTTCACAGAGAATGATATTTCTTTCAGGGACATAAGGGTAAGAGATATTTACAACAACACGGCCATCTTGAACGGCGGCATTTTCCATAACGGGTTTGATGATATTGTGCTGGATTTGAAGGCGCGGTTCAACCGGTTTATGGTGCTCAACACCACCCGCAATGACAACCCCTTGTACTATGGCACCGCCTTCGCCTCTGGTGACATGACTGCTTTGGGCGCCGTTTCCAATTTAGAGGTCAAAATCAACGCCCGCAGTGAGACCGGTTCCAGCATATTTATCCCGCTGGACAACACCACCTCATTGGAGCGGCAGAATTTCATCACGTTCAACAGTGAGAACCCCGCCGTAATTGACACTGTGAAGACCGTGGCCCAGGTGGTGCAGAAATCTGTGGACCTGAGCGGCATTAACCTGGACTTTAACTTGGAGGTGGATGAAAACGCCTACATAGAATTGATTTTTGACGAACGCACCGGGGACATCATCCGGGGCCGGGGCCGGGGCAACATCAGAATGGTCATTGACACCCGCGGCGAATTCTCCATGTACGGCACCTATGAAATTGTGCAAGGGCGCTACAACTTCACCATGCTGGGCATTGTGAACAAAGAATTCAACGTGCGTCCCGGTGGTACCGTAACCTGGAACGGCGACCCGCTGGACGGCAACTTGCGGGTGACGGCCACCTACACCCAACGCGTGTCCCTGGAGCCCATTCTGGGAAGCTCTGCCCAGACAGACGCAGAAAGACGAAATGCCGCCCAAATACGGTACCCAGTTACAGCGGTGATGGACCTGGATGGCCCTCTCACCACCCCCCAAATCAGGCTGAACCTAGAATTCAATGACACGCCCAACCTGCTGGAAGACCGCTTGAGCAGCTACCTCAACCGCATCAGAAATGATGAACAGGAACTCAACCGGCAGGTATTTTCGCTGCTAGCCTTTAAACGGCTCACCGATGAAGCCGAATTCCAGGTGGGCTTGGTAGGCGATTTAGGCAGCAGCGTGGGCGAACTGTTCTCCAACCAGCTCAGCTACTGGCTCTCCCAGATTGACAATAACCTGGAAGTAGACATTGGGGTGAGCGGCTACGGCGACCAGGCCTTTAATGACGTGCAGCTGCGGTTGAGCTATACCTTTTTGGAAGGCCGCTTGCGCATAACCCGTGAGGGCAGCGTGAACAACACCCAGTATGGCCCCAATGGCCGTACCAACACCATTGGAGATTTGTCAGCGGAGTACTACATCAGCAAGAACGGTCAGTTACGATTACGGATCACGCACCAGACTACGCCGCGCGATTTCGCCAATAACATCACTACCTCCAGGCAGACGGTGAGTGTGCTGCACCAGGCCAACTTTGACAACTTCAAGGAGCTGTTCAGCCGTAGGCGCTTAAGCAGGAAAGCACGCCAGGTGCAGGAAACCCAGACCCCGGTTGTCTCTGATGATGAGCGCACGCCCGTGTTGCCGGTGAAAAAAGAATAG
- a CDS encoding ABC transporter permease, with amino-acid sequence MAKPLKHTRKKKLGNYPHTMVIFSITLALFVIGLFGLLLIHAKKLSNLVKENIEVQVYLDRDITPLEVEKLKKTLARKEYIAYHASEPQVTFFSKEQGAKEFIEESGEDFLTFLGENPLRDAFILRVNPEFATSAQLKKIKHDLQNTVGVYEVEYVESLIDSINQNLNKLSILLISFAGILVLVVIILINNTIKLALFSQRFLIRSMQLVGATSFFIQKPFLNRAIFQGIVSGLLAAGLLFGLLQYVYHEMSELYLLRDEKQIMLLLVALLVLGGVLGFLSSYRSVRKYLRSSLDDLY; translated from the coding sequence ATGGCTAAACCGCTCAAACATACGCGTAAGAAAAAGCTGGGCAATTACCCGCACACCATGGTGATCTTCAGCATTACCCTGGCGCTTTTTGTGATAGGCCTGTTTGGCTTGCTCCTCATCCATGCCAAGAAACTCTCAAACCTGGTCAAGGAGAACATTGAAGTGCAAGTCTACCTGGACCGTGACATCACGCCCTTGGAGGTGGAGAAGCTGAAAAAGACGCTGGCCCGCAAAGAATACATTGCCTATCATGCCTCTGAGCCGCAGGTCACGTTCTTCTCCAAAGAGCAGGGCGCCAAAGAATTCATTGAAGAAAGCGGCGAAGACTTCCTAACCTTTTTGGGCGAAAACCCGCTGCGCGATGCCTTTATTCTGCGCGTAAACCCAGAATTCGCCACTTCAGCCCAGCTTAAAAAAATAAAGCATGACCTGCAGAACACTGTGGGAGTGTACGAAGTGGAATACGTGGAGAGCCTGATTGACTCCATCAACCAAAACCTGAACAAGCTGAGCATTCTGTTGATTTCCTTCGCCGGAATTCTGGTGCTGGTGGTGATTATTCTGATTAACAACACCATTAAATTGGCGCTTTTCTCCCAACGGTTCTTAATCAGGAGCATGCAGTTAGTGGGCGCCACTTCGTTTTTCATACAGAAACCCTTCTTGAACCGGGCCATTTTTCAGGGTATTGTGAGTGGCTTGCTGGCCGCTGGGCTTTTGTTTGGCTTGCTGCAGTATGTGTACCATGAGATGAGCGAACTCTACCTACTCCGTGACGAAAAACAAATCATGCTCTTGCTGGTGGCGCTATTGGTGCTGGGCGGCGTGCTGGGTTTCCTGAGTTCCTACCGCTCCGTGAGAAAATACCTCAGATCCTCTTTAGACGATTTATATTAA
- a CDS encoding DUF3098 domain-containing protein, with protein MENQNRTPFAFGKRNYQIMLLGLAVMAIGFILMAMDSEPYGYGFLGLTLGPIVLMVGFIIQFFAIFAKPRKDV; from the coding sequence ATGGAAAATCAGAACCGGACGCCCTTTGCTTTTGGCAAGCGCAATTACCAAATCATGTTGCTGGGCCTGGCAGTAATGGCCATTGGTTTCATTTTAATGGCAATGGACTCTGAGCCGTACGGGTATGGTTTCTTAGGCCTCACATTAGGGCCAATTGTGCTGATGGTGGGCTTCATCATTCAGTTCTTCGCCATTTTTGCCAAACCCCGTAAAGACGTTTAA
- a CDS encoding undecaprenyl-diphosphate phosphatase — MDIWHAIILAIVEGLTEFLPVSSTGHMVIASSLMGISAFEFTKMFTVTIQFGAILSVVVLYWKRFINSFDFYKKLLVAVIPALAIGFMVKDAIDAMLERVEIVAISLLVGGAILIFVDKWFTDRENPVTTPSYKNALVIGLFQCLAMIPGVSRSASSIIGGLTQGMTRKSAAEFSFFMAVPTMLAAASYSVLKDLLHLEISDVVMFNIPKIQESFAAITTQEWQALAIGNVVAFLVAMAAIKFFVGFLTKHGFKLFGYYRILLGLVILILLALGVDIQLV, encoded by the coding sequence ATGGATATCTGGCACGCCATCATCCTCGCCATTGTGGAGGGGCTCACTGAATTTCTGCCGGTTTCCTCTACCGGACACATGGTCATTGCGTCCAGCCTTATGGGCATCAGTGCCTTTGAGTTCACCAAGATGTTCACGGTCACCATACAGTTTGGGGCCATCTTGTCTGTGGTGGTGCTGTACTGGAAACGGTTCATCAATTCCTTTGACTTCTACAAGAAACTGCTGGTGGCGGTAATTCCGGCGCTGGCCATTGGGTTCATGGTGAAAGACGCTATTGACGCCATGCTGGAACGCGTAGAGATTGTGGCCATCAGTTTATTGGTGGGCGGCGCGATCCTCATCTTCGTGGACAAATGGTTCACAGACCGGGAAAACCCCGTGACCACGCCAAGTTACAAAAATGCGCTGGTGATTGGCTTGTTCCAGTGTTTGGCCATGATTCCGGGGGTTTCCAGGTCAGCATCCTCCATTATTGGCGGTTTGACCCAGGGCATGACCCGTAAATCAGCGGCGGAGTTCTCATTCTTTATGGCCGTGCCCACCATGTTGGCTGCTGCTTCCTACAGCGTGCTCAAAGATCTGCTGCATCTGGAAATTTCTGATGTGGTGATGTTTAACATACCTAAAATTCAGGAAAGCTTTGCCGCCATCACCACCCAGGAATGGCAAGCGCTGGCAATAGGCAATGTGGTGGCCTTTTTGGTAGCCATGGCCGCCATTAAGTTCTTTGTGGGCTTTCTGACCAAGCACGGCTTCAAGCTGTTTGGCTATTACCGAATTTTATTGGGGCTGGTGATCCTTATCTTATTAGCCCTGGGCGTAGACATTCAATTAGTGTAA